The sequence below is a genomic window from Coffea arabica cultivar ET-39 chromosome 4c, Coffea Arabica ET-39 HiFi, whole genome shotgun sequence.
gaACCATCTATAATATCCCCTGGGTGGATTTTAAGTGTTCGACCCTCGTAACTTGTACACGATTCTTCATTTATCTTCTTTGATGAGAACACAAATGAGGCATATGCCACATTTATTCTGTTTTGTCTTCTTCTAAATCACCGTTTGATAACCCATTGTCGCCATGCGCTAGTCTCACTTCAGGTGCACTTCTTACATCCTTCGAAGGAATAAGGGAAGGTTTTATGAGTGTCAAAGAATCATCTTTGTCAAACTCGTCGCCTCCATCATCAGAGTAGGCATACCTTCAGAGACATAAAATAAGACTATTTGATGAGATCCAAAGTGATGATATAAAACCATTTTTACTATTTTGCCAAAAGATGACATTAATGTCTTTTAGATAAGGAGTAACCAAATGTGGAAAAGACTATAAAAAGTCAGCAACACTTTCTTCCTTCAAATCTAGGTTCTCACGTTATTTGCTTTTTCTTCCTTTGACCTCTACATGATCATTTCATCCCCACCACCTCCCCAGccccccaaaaaataaaaataaaaaaaataccgCCATTTTCCTGTTACTCTGTCTGCCTGCCAAAATTTGATTATGGATTTGGTTTGAGATATCATCCCaagttgaatttcaaagacaATGAAGCAGGGCAGTTGTTGTGCCAGTTGCCACTTAGATTCTGACCAGGAAACCCCCATTTATGACTTATAAATGAAACAAGACAATTACCAAATACAGAAATCATGATGTGGAGCTAGGTATTGTACCTCATCGAGTTCTGAGATGGAGCCCATAGAGCACAGATGACACAAAGTAGAGAGAATGACAAGACTTGCCAGAAAGCTGGAATGATCCACGCGTTTTGCCAGTGCTCATTGTACACATCACTTGACTTGAAGTAGAGCTGCAACATGAAAGTTGGGGTATGCCAATTTGACATGGTTTGAAAGTTTAAATTATGACATTCATTGAATGCATGGACAGTGGAAGCGGAATCATGATGCAATCAGCCGTATATTATCGACCAAAACAAATATTACCTCATAACAAATCCAGCCAACAGACACAATAACTGCTACAGCCAATGCATTTGTGAACTTCCGATAAATGTCAAGCTTGGCCAGCATTCGTCGAGCCTGTAATAGAAAATCAGGCAAGGACACACTTACCATGGATCAGAAAATGAGAAGTCAAGCATGCAAGAGCAGAATAGCTCTTTGATGCTTCCAATTGTTATCTCCAACAAGAAGAAACCTCTACCTTATTACCTCAATAATAAAAGAAGCTTAATTGTTATCCATATACTCcaaaagttcttttttttttttttaataaaaaactAATTTGACAAAAATCAGCGAATTTAGCCAATGTCAGCAAAGTTGGTAAACTGCCCATGTTTTGCACCAGAAATAGAGTTCAAAAAGCTTATCTAGCTATAGACACCAAACAATAAACATGCAGCAACGACAAACTGGGCTTGTTTATCATACAAGACTAGCAAAACATGTTTCCACCAATGCATTATCATTGTTCAATAAGTTTCCAGCAATGAACCCTAAGAATTACCTGAAGCTTGTTCAGAGTGGCAGACAAAGATGTAAATATCCAGAGAATGAAGAAAGCGTCCAATACTGCAACAGGAAGAACAAAAAACAATCTTGCCTTCCCTGAAAGATCACTTATAGCACCGACATTTTCTACCAGTTCAAGGACCTCGGATGCAATAAAGAATGTCCCTCCAAGCATAAGGACCTTAGATGTAAGGCCACCTAAAGTTGGTCTGACGACACCATAACCCATTGAGACCATCAAAATGATGAGACGTGAAACTGTACGTTTCACAGCACCAAAGGTAACAGCCCAAACAGTTATTCCAATGGGCCTGATTCCAGCTTCATTGAATTTTGCATAGTCAAAGTACCATAAAGCCATCTCGAACATGCCCAACGTTATCACCAGAGTAATACAATTTTGCAATGTCAAAACCTCTCTCCAGAATCTTGCGTACTGTGAAAACCAGAATAGGCCAAGAACAACAAATGCAAGAGATAAGAAACCATAGAAGTTCATAAGCGGGGCCATTCTACCAGGCAGGTAACCAGAAGGATTTTTCCATATAGTTTTTCCCTCTACAGTGACCTCTTTCAGATTCAGATCACAATGAATAAAGTAGAGATTGTACATCCCAGTTTTAGTTATTTGGATGGAACTTGGTTGTAGTGCTGCATCCAGCTCATCAGCTTGAAATCGGACATCAAACACTTGAGGCCAACCAGGATTAATAGTTGACGGCCGGTAAATGACATCCCCCTGTTGACACACTCCAAGTTTTGCAAGATCTGCTGTGCAACAAACAGCTCTTTGGCCCCCGTAGGCTGAGCCCCCAATTGTCTCCCTGTCATCAACCTCGAAAATAACTGCATGAATTGGCCACGAGCTGAAGTTTGAAAACTCTTTGGGCCTCCTAAATACAATCTTCTCAAAACTGGAATCAGAGGAAAGTGAAGATAAGCCATTTGTTTTGAGGCCTAAAAGCAGAAAAATGACTCAAATCCAAGAACAAAGTTGCTTAAGAAGCCATAGCACAGGGAATTGGGAACGGAAAGATTTGGACAAAGCCCAATTCTGATTGCCTAAAAGAATTCTAAAGCTAAATGAACAAGAGAATCCACAGAGAATACCGTTTACATTTACTATTATTAGTGGCTAATAAATAGAGAATATTTTTTGTTAATGCAGAAACAATTGATTTGATCATTCATTAATATTTCCCGTGACTCATTCACTTAAAAATGCAGAAAGGGCAGTACACATTTTAAAAATCCAATTATAATGGCAAAAAAATTCATGAGAGCCAACTCTGCAGCTGTGAGATTACGAGGTTTGCAGAAGACAACAATTTACATTACGAAATTCAGTTTTTGCCTCAAGTTAAAGTTTCTTAGCTAATAACCATACGATTATTAGGGCGGATAGCGTCCAAACGTAACGATAATggcttttcaagaaagcattacTATCAACTAAATAAGAGGTCAAACTGTTGGATCCCCAGTGTCCAAGTCATACACTGAATAAAGAGTTCACTGCCTTGTTATAACGTTTTAGAAATTCAAGCCATAGCCACAACATAACAAAAGAAATAGATACAATGAACACTCGAGTTTGAGGAACCATTCTTAGAACGAATAGAGAATTTTTGCCGACATGAAATCAGACCCAAAAGCCAAAAGCATTTCGCTTTACTACTAAAGGAAGCCCAGAAAGATTGAGACATACCGACAGATATTCCATTGAAACTTGTTAAGAAGTTGGAAATGTTCATTCAACATCAAGCACTGAAATCACTATCAACAGAGACTTGCATAGAGACTTGGAAAAATTTTtgcagcccaaaaaaaaaaaaaagaaaaagggacagaaaagaaaaagagaaagttCAAATTGATGGTAGGAGTAACGAATAGAGATGTAATCAAATGCGGTTCTATCATTTCTCAGTAGATCTCCAAAAATCACAGCTCCGCTAAATTTCTCCGCGTttttatatatctattttaGTACCAGCAGCTACCTGGGCGAGCAGAATTAACCAGAACCCACTACAAAAGCTAACTAAAGAATAAGCAAGAATGCGAAATTGAGTTAAATAAAGTTGAGATCTAGGTGAGAGAAGGAAGGAGGCAGCAATGGGCggaggaggaaaagaaaaaggggagggGGTACCGGATGAAAGAATCGGGTTTGGAAGAGGCGTTGAAGCCAGGGAGAGAAGAGTAAATTCCCTCACTACCACCGTGGACGATGAAAGCATTGCCTTTGATGCCGAATTTTTCACCGGGGTACCGATGCACAGAAGCTTCCCCGGGAAGCAACGAGACAGCACAGAACAATGCTGCAATAAAGATGAACGCTTTGATTGACCTCCTCCTCAACATTGCTCCCGCCTGAGTGATGATAGATGGCGGTGGATCTACTGCTGCTACTAGTTTACTTTACTGCCGCAGAATTGAGGACTGGAAGCGCTGGCTGAGGAATGAAGACACAGAAAATTACTTCCCAAAGTCAAAGTCGAAGTCGAAGTCGCAATCGACTCCACTCGCTAACATGAGCGGTGTCACACCTCACCTCTCTATTCTCAGTGTGTGACTGTGTGTGTGGTCAAGTTGGTCTAGACATTTAAACCATGGTATGGTTAAAATGAGTCCTGGAGTAAATCTCTTCTTTTCATTGTGCGGTGCGGACGGGATTAAACTTATTCAAATTGAGATCACATCACGGTTTAATAACCAAATTAACGAGCTCATTCAAGGAGAAATATGCACCGGATCAAATCCATCTTCCGTGCCGTGTCCGGTCGGCAATTCCGTCATTTGCCGTATTtagttaaagaaaaaaaaaatactcaacAACAGGCTAGTCGGCGCTGTCGGGAGAACCCACTAATTATTAATCCCCTCCGGAATCCACGTCCTTCACCACTAATTATtaatagtaaataaaaaaatCTACTAAACTTATACGGGAGAACCCACAACAACACTTGCAAGGAGCTCGAATTTGCACGGGATAACTCTTAAAAGACTCTTCCTGATCATCGATAGAAACTCACAAAAAGACGGTGGGGAGATTCCTGTTCTTTTCCGGGGAAAGATAacccacaaaaagaaaaacaaaaaaaattaattatcccaaataatatttcgcttgcatcataaacacattttccaactcacctttttatattcccaaccaccttttcatctcacatatatcacatcacaaaaagtgctacagtaattatttcaaataatatttcaaataataccctatccaaacaaataaaaCTTTGCTGCCATTGCCGTCCATGGACGCTCACCTCAACTTCCTCGGCTCGACACTTTGTCGAGATTACTCAATCCAACATATTTTTGACCGAGGTAAGCACCTTAGTTATCTAGGTGTTCATCCTTGTCTCCGTTCCCTCGAGGTGAGTCCACTTCGATTAGTTGGATCTATTTGATTACTCGACATGATACCTGCAGGTAAAAGTTGATTAGGATCAGACAGGTTGATACGACGGCAACCGCTTTCATACTCAAAACTTATATCTGACACCGCCGCCCTAGACTCACTCCTTGCAAGTAACGAGCGGTATGTTTCATCGTTCCTTTTGTTAGTTTTCTTGCTATAAATACCATCTTCCCTTTGAGAATACTCCCCTCCCTTTCTTTGAAagggaagagagaaacttgttgACTTAATTTCTCTCTTATTTATAGTCTGTCCAATTAGTGCTGTTTTTACTCTTGATCCTTTACATAACTGATTGATAAAGCCCCGATCATGTCTCTATCTTAACAGATGTACTTGTGCCGTTGACTCGATTTATCAGCCCGAAAATCACTCATCACCGTCCAAGCGAGTGAATGAACACAGACGGTAGGGAATCTCGTGATGGCGACTGAAATGAAATTCCGAGCAACTGAATCCCATATTATTTTTgaagtgtttttcaaaaattaattttttaaatgtaataaaaaaattttaaaaatatttttaaagataatttaaaaattaatttaaaattttaaaaaatatctgaaaaatatattttaaaaactcttcTATTCTAgaaaatattctaaaatatactctaaaaactctgctgTAACAAAGCTTTTCAAAAACATTCTCAAAAATAGCTAATTCAAACGAGGACTTCTTTCTAATACATCATAGTTGACCGGCTAAATATGATTGACGACTGGAGATCGCCTTACAAACCAACGGTCCTACAATAACGCGACAAGGAATTGTTCCGGCTACTCGCTATATCCGTCCAACACTTGCTAAACAATCAAAAGTACTGATttgaaggataaaaaaaaaaatcatcaaagcGCTGGACCTAATAATGTCTGGAATGCATTAAAAGCCCAAGTCCCCTCTAAAATTATACAGTCTGCAATCGtacattaaaaaattatatatataaaaacagACCTGGAGTTCTTCCACACCaggataaaagaaaaatggaagaaccCAGATGTGCTGCCTGCTAATATCCAAAAAATCCCATAAATCAACTGCAATTCTGCACATCATCATCATCTCCACGGTGAGGATACGAACCAGCCTTGCATAAAAAAGAAACTAACTCAACGCTAGTACATTTCCTTTTTCCAATTTACGGAACTAATTGTTTGTTTATGAATTACTACAGAGAAATTGGTAGCTATATCAGCGTCCAGTCCCTAGTCATATTTGCCAGCATCCAGCTACCGCGATAATATTTGCGCAAGACATGGCATCAATTTCAAGCATAATTGCAGGACTGGACATCAGCGACATGTACATCAATCCAAATCAAGGAACTCCATTCTCTTCCTCATAGAACCTTTAAGATCTGTAGCCTCCCTTTCTGCTTTTTGTGCCTGAATAATAAAAACCAATACGTTACCAAGAAGATACAAGAACTAAACTGCATGCAAAGGCCCGCAAACAAACTGCATGCAACTGTAAATAGAAGCAAAGGCCCGCAAACACTTGTCAAAGAGCTAAACAAGATAGCAATCATGGGCTGTCTTGGTGGGGTTCTACCTTTCATCAAACAATGAATACCAGAGGTGTCGGAGCTATCCTGCATTGGTATCCTAGGCTTATTGACTTTGATCCATCACAAGCGCTAAAACTTGGAAGGAATAACAGCAGGCACTTAATAGATTTGAGAATTAGTGCAAAAGAAAACTGAGGCTATGTCAACAAGCAAAGATGACACATTCTCGAACCCAACCACACACAACTGACCAGGTTCCACCTCTTAATGAATGTATAGAGTTGCTTCAGGTCATACAGCAAACAACTCACGCCCCCAGAAGAAAGTCACCATCCACTTTCAACCAACACCATCAccacctcccccccccccccccaaaacaaaaaaatcacaaatctCTCTACTGTCTTACTTCTTTTATCAATGCATGACTGCAGAATGAAAGCAGAATTGAATAATTGAAAAAGTTGGCGCTCATAAGCTTCAATGATCAGAAATTAATTAAGTAATGCAGTAGTTACATCTAAAGTTTTCATGAGAAGTTGAGTATAGATCGGTGACATTTGAACATCTGATCAGTCCTTCACACCTAAGGTATCATAGGTGTCCTATGAACACCAGTTCACACCTCTAAGGACATAACTGTGTTCACTTCCAAGACAATTAACTAGAAATATCTAACCACGGGGCAAACTAGTAGATATGAAGTTAAAGACCATGAAAAGTCCTAAAATAAACATCGAATCAACAACAAACACAAATGTAGCACTTACCCTTTTAATATCTGTGGATGAAACACGAGTCATGTGTGGGGGAAGTTCTTCTTTGTCCAAGTCCTGATCAATCACAtcaaattcaaaagaaaagaaggaagtgGAAGGTTCAGTtccaatttgaaaataaaccTCAAACAGAAAACAAGGTCAAGTGATGCAACATACCAGTTCACCAATTAAGACAACATTTTCCCCGCGAATAACATATAACCCTAATGGGATATCACAGTAAAGATCACCAACAATAACACGTTCGCATGCGCCTTCAAGCACGGCATTAGCTACAGGTGAGAGATAGGAAATCATCATTCACAAAATCCTTGGGAGGTCATGCTAGCAAAACTTGAACAACAGAGGTAAAAGAAGAATATATAATTACCAAATTGATCAAAGGAACGAAGAGTCCCCATTAGCTTTCGACCATCCCGCAGCAAAACAAGCAATTTCTCTATTACAAATCAAAGGTCCAATAATATAGCAATGAGAGAAACGAAGAACTGTAATTGATCAAATCAAAGTTGATGGAAGAAATACCGAgttaagagaaaaggaaaacaagtcAGAATGGCAAAGCCTTTATTGCAACAGTTAGATCCAAAATATTTCAAGCCAGCATTGAGGTGCTCCAGGAAAAAAAAGTATGACTTTTAGCAAAGAGAACTATTATTACAGTTTTCCTCATCTTGGCAGGAAGGAATAGAAGTAGTCAGACTGGATTCAGAAGACATGAAGGTGGtaagacaaagaaaaagaataagcaCGCGAGGTTGCTCAAAGCTATAATCCAAATAAAAGCCAACCACAATTGTTGACTTTTGAGTTCCTTATACACTATAGCTGGATCACATATGCTGACACCAAAAGAGCATGTAAAAAGCTTATCAGCCTCTAAGTCGATGACAGTAAAagtgccattttttttttaactttgaaTATGAACTTTACACAGAACAGACAAAGAAATAGGACCAGTGCAAAACATAAATAAGTACATTTTAAGCTCCATCTCATAACCATATAACTCCGTATATCAATTCGTGCATGTACTTAAAACTATAGCACAGCAAGCTACATGAATTTCAAGAACTAAGAAGCTGAGCTTTGGAGCAACAAAAAGTTAAAGAAACCTTTCCAAGATAGCTTCTTTCAACACACAGCTATCAACAAAGAGATGCACAccacaaaataataataacatttGGTAGCTCATATCATGGCTGGATTCCAGCCAACCACTTTCAAAAGAGGCATTTACAAGCATAAGTGATACAAATCCCTTAGCTTTTGGATTGTTATAGCAATCACCACAAGTTTACCATGTTGAGTGTCAAAGGAACAAGAAGGATTggagtttttctcttcttttcggCAAATCATCCTTTACTCTTTCTTAAGCATGTTTGCCAATATAGATTTCACAAATGCAGTAGAAGCAGAGAAAAGACAAAAGAATGATGGAAGTTCATAAAGAAAGAGTTCACATGTTCATGCCATCAGACAATTATAAAATCTTCTTTCCTTATTGTTCTATTTCTCAAACTCAGAAAAAAGCTGCATAAAGCTTCCAAAAACTAAACAGGCATCAGGCAAATGCATAAACAACAGTTAACCTGTATCGGGTCATCCAAGATTATGCTATCAAATGTATCCACCATTCATCACAGTGGCAAACAGTCCTAAAAATAAAATTGCACAAGCCAAACCATGAATTCAACCTAAAATCTAATTCGACCACTCAAGATTAGCTAACAAATACCGCAAAAAGATCCTCACTATACTTAAATAGCCTGAATGGAGACATATTCATCCTTCAAATTAACTCCACACGCTACACAGCTTTCAGTGGAAAAAAATCTCGAGAAATCAAATCCATATTAAGTGGTGGACATATATTACACAATTAGCACTAAATCCCCTATTTAGAGAACAGTTCAAAAATGATTTTTACGGCACCGAAGCACAGTCCAAGAAAGTTCGACAAAGAAAATCATCAAGCAAAGGATACCAGAAGAGCTGCAGCGAAAATTACCAAGACACCAACTTTAACAAACTCAAAGCCCATATTATCAGTTCAAACGACAAAtaggaaaagaacagaaaagtaacaagaaataagaaaaGTAACAAGAAATAAGATGTAGTTCGTACTGTCAAGATAGCTTGCAAGAGAAGTAGAGAGATAGATGTCTTCCGGGCCTGCCCAAGACATGGATGAAGTGTTGAAAGTTCAAGTTTTTCGGTATCACAAAAATCACCGAAAAATTCCCACAATTCGATTCAAATTGCATTGGCAGCTAGGATTCACCCCTCCAATATTGCCCCACACCAAAACCTTCAACTACTTGAtcaatttctgaaaaaaaatttcaaacccAGAAAATAAAAATCCTGTCTTGACTCAATAATCAACTTAAGAGGGGAACACAGACCCAGTAGTGTAAAAACCTATTCCTAATTacagaagaaaggaaaaggggcCAGTTGGTAAGGGATAAATTGGGGTTGGTTGACCTAAGAGTAGTATTGTTGTTCAGATCTggaaaattaaaaccctaaggtTGAAAGGATATGGGCCTATCCCCAAATCTGGGGCGGACGCCGCTAATAATACGTTTTACTATTGAGGGCGGAGTGTTGTTTGCTGAGCCTGATGACGAGTCAGTacaccaaccccccccccccccccccccccccgggatgctttctttttctccttcccAAAGCTTATTGTTTGTTGGTACCTGAAAATACTTGtatttgtaatttagcccccccttcatatttttatgattttgctATTTTCTTTCTTCATCTGTTTTGCAATTCCAATATATGAATGCGATATTacacttttcaaaaaaaaaaattaaataaatcatTGTATATCGATTTTATAACAATTTTAGATCAATAAACACCGGTTATCGTATTCGGATGAAATGAAAATCTAAAAATTAAGCTTTTTAATGCTTGGAGAGAGAGCAGtgtagtatttattttttttttgacttgaaaTAGAAATACTATAAGAAATTTTCGTGTGATGTAGGTAGCTTGAAGTGGCATTTCAGAAAGGCTTAAAACTTTCGCTAGGTTGGATTGGATGTATTTTATGCTATCATTCAGACACCCCTTTTTCATTATGCTGATCACGAAACATATTATTATTGTCTCTTTACTTGAAGCAACACAATCAAAAGGGTGGACATAGAAAATAACATGCCTGCAAGTGCtagaaaaaatatagaaaatgttTTTCCAGGTTGGCCCAAAAAAATCCCTCTAATTTTTCATACAAACTACATAAATTACACATAACATGAGTTGCATTCGCCCTGAAGCAACCatgaaaaaaagaagggaaCAGAAAGGAAATTAAAGACGAGGAAGGACAGATGCTACTTCCTCGTCAAAAAGGAAGAGGGTGCTTCAATTATACAATTTACGCTTACATAACCATCGTCcacttgaatttgaatatcGACTTGCGCTGTAGCAATCACGATCAAATTTCATCAGGTGACGGTGCTGAGACTTTTATAGACACTGAGCTCGTGAAGTTCAAAACTCTTCCATTCATTCCTTCACTCACTCGGTAATTAATGAAGGAACTTTATGATCCGACTCACCAACGAGCTAAATAGAATGTCGtcctcttattctttttgtaaATTCCCTCCCTCCTCCTCAACCAAAAAAACCCGGCATCTTTGGGGATTGCTAAGCATTAAGAGGAGGAGATCAATCTAAATCGAGAACAATAACTGCAAGGCACAAAATCAGATCCAAGTTAGCTAGTGCCACATCTGACATTGGGAAggaggatatatatatatatatatatatatatatatatattcagaaCTTACATTCAGAATCCGTCTTGACCCATTTACATACTTCTTGTATTTTGTCTTGCGTTTCATCCTCTTTTGCTCCCTTCTGTGTATGCCGGTCCTCTAAAATCCTCTTCATCGATGATGCTCTAGAAGCATTTTGTGGGTACATCTTTTTGGAGAGCATTGTCCTCAAAAGCTGTAGTCAAGTAAGCATCATTAATTGACTTCAAAGACAAAAGTAAGTCAATAGAAAAAGGGTACCCTGCATTGGATTGGAGTGTGTGAACTATTTAAGATTTTCGGTGTGGCCTGAAAGTCAGCATGTCTTTTGAGTTGGACCGTGAATTTCCCTTAAATGGTGTGTGCGTGTGTTGTTTGCGGTTGCTGAGGGGGCATTGGATTGGAGTGTAAATGTGTAACTACATCAAGCAAGCAAGCAGAGGTCATTTTACTATGCTAGTAAGTCGGAGTACTCCTAGGCTtcatcagcagcagcagcagcctaCGAAGCCTTGATCCGTCCGATGGTTAAGGTCAAGGTTTTGCCACTAAGGTTAAGGTTTCAGTATTAAAATGGGCCGGGCCTCATAAGGCTCTGTCCAAACACAGCAAATCAAGCAGTTCCCCCCAACCCTCCAGCAGATCACGCTCGGTGATcaagcattttgattttttgagtttgttaaattttatgtattactcaattaataattattggatcttaagaaaataaaaaagaactaaaacatgatgtttatgcaagagaaatagcaatataataaaaagttgGATAGTGAGTGGCACACAGTATGAAACAGAAGATCCGTTGACCATTTTTTGTTTCTGATCCCGCGTCGATGTGCTTCCGTGGTaggctggtttttttttttttttttttttttttggggtaaaattagctttctttcctttgcgCTAGCTCTATCCTATTGGTCTTTGATGTGGAGTTGTAAATAGGAGGCTGGGAAAAAGGCGTGAACTATTAAGATCGTGAAAAACGCCTCATTGCTACCTCAAAAGTTCGTCTCTTAGTTAGAAGGCGTCACGCCTTCTCAATCCCACCGTATTACTATCAACTAATGCAATCTAGTGATAAATGGAGAATTGATTACCTTTTCCATTCTTGATTCCTGCAGCGTATCTCGCAAACTGGGAGCTGGTGCAAATCCGCTTCTGCACACGAACATTTTCTTGAGCAGGAAGGAAATGGACTTTTTTCCGATAGCCGCCTTCTTGTTTTCCATGCAAA
It includes:
- the LOC113742401 gene encoding uncharacterized protein isoform X1 produces the protein MLRRRSIKAFIFIAALFCAVSLLPGEASVHRYPGEKFGIKGNAFIVHGGSEGIYSSLPGFNASSKPDSFIRFEKIVFRRPKEFSNFSSWPIHAVIFEVDDRETIGGSAYGGQRAVCCTADLAKLGVCQQGDVIYRPSTINPGWPQVFDVRFQADELDAALQPSSIQITKTGMYNLYFIHCDLNLKEVTVEGKTIWKNPSGYLPGRMAPLMNFYGFLSLAFVVLGLFWFSQYARFWREVLTLQNCITLVITLGMFEMALWYFDYAKFNEAGIRPIGITVWAVTFGAVKRTVSRLIILMVSMGYGVVRPTLGGLTSKVLMLGGTFFIASEVLELVENVGAISDLSGKARLFFVLPVAVLDAFFILWIFTSLSATLNKLQARRMLAKLDIYRKFTNALAVAVIVSVGWICYELYFKSSDVYNEHWQNAWIIPAFWQVLSFSLLCVICALWAPSQNSMRYAYSDDGGDEFDKDDSLTLIKPSLIPSKDVRSAPEVRLAHGDNGLSNGDLEEDKTE
- the LOC113742401 gene encoding uncharacterized protein isoform X2, whose product is MLNEHFQLLNKFQWNICRFEKIVFRRPKEFSNFSSWPIHAVIFEVDDRETIGGSAYGGQRAVCCTADLAKLGVCQQGDVIYRPSTINPGWPQVFDVRFQADELDAALQPSSIQITKTGMYNLYFIHCDLNLKEVTVEGKTIWKNPSGYLPGRMAPLMNFYGFLSLAFVVLGLFWFSQYARFWREVLTLQNCITLVITLGMFEMALWYFDYAKFNEAGIRPIGITVWAVTFGAVKRTVSRLIILMVSMGYGVVRPTLGGLTSKVLMLGGTFFIASEVLELVENVGAISDLSGKARLFFVLPVAVLDAFFILWIFTSLSATLNKLQARRMLAKLDIYRKFTNALAVAVIVSVGWICYELYFKSSDVYNEHWQNAWIIPAFWQVLSFSLLCVICALWAPSQNSMRYAYSDDGGDEFDKDDSLTLIKPSLIPSKDVRSAPEVRLAHGDNGLSNGDLEEDKTE
- the LOC113743030 gene encoding sm-like protein LSM1B translates to MSWAGPEDIYLSTSLASYLDKKLLVLLRDGRKLMGTLRSFDQFANAVLEGACERVIVGDLYCDIPLGLYVIRGENVVLIGELDLDKEELPPHMTRVSSTDIKRAQKAEREATDLKGSMRKRMEFLDLD